The segment GCGATTCACGCATTGCGCTCAAATCATTCATCAATTCAGAAAAAAAATCCATTACGCACTCCTTGAAACGAGAGCAATTACCCGAGCTATGGTTCGATCTTTTCCAAAAGGTGCTCCACGGAGTCCACCTTGCCCGCCATACGCGGCTGGTCACCGGCTCGATAATCAATGCTTACGGTCATGTAAACCCTTTCACAATCACTTTGCAGCTCCAAAAAGCAACGGCGAACCACATCCATGACCGGATCATACTCCCCTTCAATGCAGGTTCCCATGGGACCGAGTTGGTATGCCAGCCCGGATTTGCGAATGACATCCAACACCCGGGCCACATGTCCGGCAAGTTCAACCCCTTTATCCATGGGGAAAATCGCCAAATTAGCTATCACACTCATACGCAATTCACTCCTTCATCAACTGTGCGTTCGGTATGTCCAAACTTTTTCCGAGGCCCAGGCAGAAGCACCCATGTAGCAATGTGCGGCAACGGACGACTCCACGCCCCAGGCATTCACCATGGTTGCGGCTCGTTGCCCGTCACCACGCTCCAAGGCATCCAACATTTGCAACCACCGGCCGAGCGTGCAATCAGCGCCAAGCAACGCTTCGGTCAGTTGGGGATCCAGAGCCACTCCAGCCAGTACCTCATCCATGGACATACCCAACATGGCATCCAGTCTGGAAAACAACCCCAACAAAAACAGCGCCTCCGAAGCCATGGGGGGATTGGGAATCTCCTGCGCCAGCAGCTCCAAAAAACGAGCACGCTGAAGGCTCAGATATGTCAGCTCCTGCCCTCTGACACTATCATCAATGTCACAGAGTCCTACGACCATGGCCCAGCGCCGAAGCGGTTCCAACCCCATAAGCGCGGAAGCGTGCCCAATGGACAAAATATGGGAACGGAACCCGAACGCCGCGGAATTGATAAACTTCAACAAACGAAGACTCAAGCCCGGATCCCCTGCAACAATGGCGGGGATTTCTTCCAGGGGCGACTTGGGGTCGCCGAGCACTTTAAGCAGCTGCACTTTGGCCAGCATACCTGAGGGCAGCTTCCGACCAGGAATCAACTCTGGCCGGCTAAAGAAGAACCCTTGGAACAACTCATATCCCAAAGAATGCAATTCGCGAAAATCTCCCCAGGTCTCCACCTTCTCAGCCACGACAGTTGCGCCGTATTCATGCAGTTTTTCGAACAGTCTGGCCCAATGAGAGCGGTTCACTGCCCGGACGTCTACCTTGACCATATCCACCAGGGGTAAAAACGGCTCCCGCTCGGGTTCGCCCGCATAGTCGTCCAGCGCGAGGCAATAGCCTTGCTCCCGCAGATCAAGACACGCCGAAAGCACGGACTCATCCGGTGGCACATTTTCAAGGATTTCTATGACGCAGCGTTCAGATGACAAAGCCAAGGCAGATTCATTCAACAACATCTGCCGGCTAAAATTGAAGAAAAAACGGATGTTCTCAGCAACCCCGGAGCATGCCAAAGACAGGCCGTCCACGAACACCTTGGACGAAGCCATGTCCTCATCAGGAAAGACAGCCCCCGCACTGTCGGCGCTGCCGCGAAACAATAATTCATACCCGTACAGCCCCTTATCCCTGGTGAACACCGGCTGACGGGCTACAAAGACCTGTTCATAGAATTCTCCACCAGCCATCCGATTTATCATTCGCCCCCCCTTGACCCCTTTTCGATCATATCTGATGACTATGAATCGAACCCATGAGAATGACAACCCCTAATTGAAAGTAATAATCTTTACGATTTTACTTGACGCCCCCAGCACTATCCGGTAATCATTCTCATCAAGAGCTTAACACTTTAAAAAACGATTACAAATAAAAGGAGTGTATCATGGAAAACTCTTCCCTGCCCCTTCTCGGTCAGCCACTTCCCGAACTGAACGTCATTACCACCCACGGCGAAATGTCGTTGCCCCGGGACACGAAAGGTAAATGGGTTGTGCTCTTCAGCCATCCCGCTGATTTCACTCCCGTATGCACTACGGAATTCGTTGCCTTCCAAAAACGCTGGGACGAATTCGCCAAGCTGAACACCATGCTCATCGGGCTGTCCATCGACCAGGTCTTTTCGCACATCAAATGGATCGAGTGGATCGAAGAAAAGCTGGACGTGGAAATCAAGTTCCCGGTGATCGCGGATGATCGCGGAGAAGTGGCGCAGAAGCTGGGCATGCTCCACCCCGGGAAGGGAACCAATACGGTTCGGGCGGTCTTCATCGTCGATCCCGAAGGAAACCTTCGCCTGATGCTCTACTACCCGCAGGAAGTGGGCCGCAACATGGACGAAATCCTTCGTGCTCTGAAGGCGCTCCAGACCTCGGACGCCAATGGAGTAGCCATTCCAGCTGGTTGGCCCGAGAATGAACTCATCGGCAAAAAGGTTATCGTTCCTCCGGCCAGCAATACCGAGGCTGCCAAAAAACGCCTCAGTGAACACGAAGGCTACGATTGGTGGTTCTGCTATCGGGAACTCTAATTTCCCTTCAGGCTTTCCGCGCTTCGGAAGTCAATGAATTCAATAAACAACCCCGGGCAAAAGAAAAACGTTGCCCGGGGTTGTTTCGTGGCGTGGCTTCCCGCCAACACCATACACAGGTTTAAAAAGAAGATTCACTTTCCTCACATCACGGATCGAACAACCACCCACAT is part of the Paucidesulfovibrio gracilis DSM 16080 genome and harbors:
- a CDS encoding EAL and HDOD domain-containing protein, whose product is MINRMAGGEFYEQVFVARQPVFTRDKGLYGYELLFRGSADSAGAVFPDEDMASSKVFVDGLSLACSGVAENIRFFFNFSRQMLLNESALALSSERCVIEILENVPPDESVLSACLDLREQGYCLALDDYAGEPEREPFLPLVDMVKVDVRAVNRSHWARLFEKLHEYGATVVAEKVETWGDFRELHSLGYELFQGFFFSRPELIPGRKLPSGMLAKVQLLKVLGDPKSPLEEIPAIVAGDPGLSLRLLKFINSAAFGFRSHILSIGHASALMGLEPLRRWAMVVGLCDIDDSVRGQELTYLSLQRARFLELLAQEIPNPPMASEALFLLGLFSRLDAMLGMSMDEVLAGVALDPQLTEALLGADCTLGRWLQMLDALERGDGQRAATMVNAWGVESSVAAHCYMGASAWASEKVWTYRTHS
- a CDS encoding MTH1187 family thiamine-binding protein yields the protein MSVIANLAIFPMDKGVELAGHVARVLDVIRKSGLAYQLGPMGTCIEGEYDPVMDVVRRCFLELQSDCERVYMTVSIDYRAGDQPRMAGKVDSVEHLLEKIEP
- a CDS encoding peroxiredoxin, whose amino-acid sequence is MENSSLPLLGQPLPELNVITTHGEMSLPRDTKGKWVVLFSHPADFTPVCTTEFVAFQKRWDEFAKLNTMLIGLSIDQVFSHIKWIEWIEEKLDVEIKFPVIADDRGEVAQKLGMLHPGKGTNTVRAVFIVDPEGNLRLMLYYPQEVGRNMDEILRALKALQTSDANGVAIPAGWPENELIGKKVIVPPASNTEAAKKRLSEHEGYDWWFCYREL